The window GCAATATGTGAACTTCAGGAGGAGTGTGATTCGCGTGGATCTTTACTCTTGAAGAAGTATATGGAAGATAGGAAATTGGCTCAGTTGTCGTCTGAGATCAATGCTCAAAATAAGAATTTGCTAGCTGTTGGTGGACCAGAAGGACCTGATCCTAGGGAGGTCGAATTATACTTGGAAGAattgttgatgttgatgcaGTTAGGTGAGGATTACACTGAATTCATGGTCTCCAAAATCAAGGGATTGAGTTCTATAGATCCAGAGTTGGTTCCCCGAGCTACAAAGGCTTTCAGAAGTGGAAGTTTTAGCAAAGCAATTCAAGATATCACAGGATTTTATGTGATTCTGGAGGGATTTTTCATGGTTGAAAATGTGAGAAAAGCTATCAAGATAGATGAGCCGGTGCCTGATAGTCTTACCACTTCTATGGTGGACGACGTGTTCTATGTCCTACAGAGTTGCTTAAGACGTGCAATTTCCACTTCGAATATCAGCTCATTGATTGCAGTTCTGAGTGGTGCTAGTAGTCTATTGAGCAATGAGTACCAAGAGGCATTACAACAAAAAATGCGAGAACCAAACTTAGGCGCAAAACTATTTTTAGGGGGTGTTGGTGTACAAAAGACAGGGACAGAGATTGCAACAGCCTTGAATAACATGGACGTGAGTAGTGAATATGTTTTGAAACTCAAACATGAGATTGAGGAGCAATGTGCGGAGGTATTATGCTTCACCTTAACATTTACTTCAAAGATAACTACTGCTGTTGGTCTTACActtttagttttcatttttcaCGTTTTATGGCTTCTTTGCTTAGTGTTTAAAAGGTCCGTGGAGATTACAAACCCATTTTGTTAACTTCGTAATCTGTTGTGTGAATTATACTCTTGGCCAATGAGTATTGCTTTTAAAATTACGTAGCTCATCATACGGCTGTACGTCTGTTGTGTGAATTTATTGAACTGCAGTTTCCACGACTGATGTTTTGTTTTAGTTTCACTAGTTGAGTTAGATATATCCTCCGTTCTTGTTTAAAAGTAGTTAAACTATCAAGTGTGTAACCTCACCATAGAAGTCATTAATTCCCTCCTCTTCCGCCAAGTGTAGTCTCAACCCAAGACTAGGAATGAGCTGAGAGAAAGAGGCCCATTCGTCAATCTTCTCATCTTTGAGGTTCCCTCTGAAGTTCAAAGCCCAAAATTCATTCCGTATTTGCGACTTCAGAAATCAATCCTTCTTTTGATTCGGCAATATTAAAAACTCTCGAAATCTATGGCTTGGGGGGTGTTTCCAGTTCATACATTTTTCCAAAAAGCTGTGGATGTGCCATCACAGCAGATTTCCAATCCAACTATATTATTCAAGACGTATTTGATAATATAGTTTCAAAATATAACACATTTTGAATAGTTGTTTAAATTGGGAGTTTCTAAATCTGCTGCCAAACACCTCAAGAAACACTTAAAACATGATATAAAGccttatttttcattaaatctcTAGTTTCCGATTATATGTTATTAGATTGAATAGCGCCCTTAGTTATTTTGTTTCTAGGAAGGGACCATTTTGTGCCTAGGAGCCTTTAGAAAAATCATACTCCCATAAAACAAATGAAGAACAACTCGTCACAGAAGGGAGCCAAAACCAAAGCAGCTATGACAAAAGCCAAAAAAGAATGAAACTGTTACAAAAAAGGGTTCAATTAAACAGCCctaaatattatagttttttttctttgtttttcaattGACGTCTTTATTGCCTTTTGGTGTTGGGAGCCCAACGAAATATTTTTATCTCATTCATTAATGAAATTATTCCTCTCCTAAAAAAATGTGTTCAATTGTTCAAATTATTTAGCTTATAGACAAAAGGTAAGTACAGAACTCTTTGATCGCTGACACCTAGAGAGAGGAATTACCTTGCCATAATCCTGAAATCAATAATGTGAGGCTGAATTCTGTAGTAGCATGCAAGTTAGCATTCTGTTACAGGAGTTTATGGAATTTTGGGGAGGATAGGGAGCTAAGGGGATTTGGAGAATTTTGGTGTAGAGAATTCTGGGCGTATAGTTCAGACCTCTTCAAGAGCTTACATCAATTGATAACAGTGCGATGAGAGATGGAATGTTTTGGGAAAGGTTTGAGGGCTCAGGGGTTCTTGTCAGTTTTTTACCTTCAGAAGATGGAACGAACTTGTTGTCCCTGAATTTGGTCCTCGCTAATTTTTTAGTCTGTTTCCCTGTTCTTGACTTCATAATTCGGTAATGCTATACAATGCATAAACTAAGAGCCACTTTCAGCCATAGAAATGTGTAAGTCTTATGTCGACACTTATGAAGTAGCTCTGGGTGAATAGTCGCAATGAAGGAATGACAGTCATGCATTGATGACATCGACATGTAGACAGACTTTTATTCTATCACATTTCGTCTCTCCCTGAAATTAATTACGTCTCGATTGGGATACTTCAATTGCTGCTCTTTGTTCCATCTGAACCTGCCCGGTCCCATAATTTGTTCTGATTTTGCAGTGTTCTCTCAATATAtgttaattaaaacaaattgtCTGGAACCATTTTTGCCAGGTATTTCCTGCGCCTGCAGAAAGAGAAAAAGTGAAATCTTGTTTATCTGAATTGGGTGACATGAGCAACACTTTCAAGCAAGCTTTGAATGCTGGCCTGGAACAATTAGTTGGAACTATAGCACCACGGATTCGCCCAGTTTTAGATACCGTTGCAACAATTAGCTATGAATTGTCCGAGGCTGAGTATGCCGATAACGAAGTGAATGACCCATGGGTCCAAAGACTTCTCCATGCCGTGGAAACAAATGTGGCATGGCTTCAGCCTCTAATGACTGCCAACAATTACGACTCGTTCGTGCATTTGGTCATCGACTTTATTGTCAAAAGGCTTGAAGTGATTATGGTGCAGAAAAGGTTTAGTCAGCTTGGAGGGCTTCAACTTGACAGAGATGCAAGAGCATTGGTAAGCCACTTTTCCAGCATGACTCAAAGAACGGTTCGAGATAAGTTTGCTCGTCTCACTCAAATGGCCACGATTCTCAACTTAGAGAAGGTTTCAGAGATTCTAGACTTCTGGGGAGAGAACTCAGGACCTATGACATGGAGACTTACTCCAGCAGAGGTTAGGCGTGTATTGGGTCTCCGAGTTGATTTTAAACCTGAAGCTATAGCTGCTCTTAAATTGTAAGCCTATTTTTCAATACTCACAATATTACCTTATATTCTTTGGTTATTTCACGTTAAGAAATAGCTCtcttggttttttctttttctttttcttttttcaacttTTTGTTACTTGAAATTTTAATCACAGATTCTTAAGGCAATAAGATGTGCTTTGGACGtttaatgctaaaaattttGTTGTCTTTTTTCCTTGTGAAAAGAACTGTGAAATCAACTTCTGGTCCAAATCCATTCCTCATTTTATCTAAATAAATAATGCATTCTCAAATATACAGTTTTGCAGAAAAACTgataattctttcctttatggAAGTATAGACTACTTATTTTATAAAGGAATTCAAAGGACTGTAAAATTAGTTAAGctcattttttctattttcaaaatctcgcttttaatcttttaaaataaattttaatcatttaaaaCATTAAACCTTGAGTCCTTCAGACTCATTAAAGACATGCAAAATTGATTCTAATTATTTCAAAACCACGTAGGGATGATgttaaattacttttttttttttaatttcttttggaTAATAACTGAAAAGGGCTGAAAGAATCTCAAATCTTATCTAAAAAATGAAAGGCTCTAAAAAATCAGTCAGATGTACCATCGTAAAGGAGAGAATGCAGCTAGCAACGGTGAATGCATGCATTGAGCAACTCCATTCGCTAACGGAGAAAATTCTCCCTTGAATCCAAATCCAAACATTATTTATAGATTTGTTTCAACTTTCATGATTGAAAAAATGCTAGAGAAGACAAAGCACAGCGATCGGTCTAAGGAATTCGAGTTAAGGACAATCGAAAAGCATAAATTTCATGCTCTATTGACTTCCTACACTTAGCTTTAAAACTTTGCAACTCTGGCTATTTAAATTTAGGGCAAAATGAGCAGATTATGAGTTAGAGACCAAAGTAGAAGGACATATAACCGAATACGAAGTATGAAGTATAAAGCTCCAAAACTACAATAGCCTTTAAACTGCACATAATCATGATATTAAAACATAATATGTAAAGCATTAAACAATGCTTCCATCTCCCACATAACTAGATTAGTAGAGGAACGTTTGTATCATACACTAAATCAAAattgggaaaaagaaaaagaagaaaaagaaaaaaaaaaactacaggATAACctgaagaaaggaaggaaatTCCTGGTTGCTTAAGAAAAAAAGCTAATTTAACATTCAATTACAAATAATCAGAAAATAACCCAACAGAAACAggaaagaaaacaaattaaaataaataaaaagactTGGATAGACAACAAACTTTGTGAAGTTTAGACATGTGCAGTTCCTTCTGTGAACTTGGGATCCTCACATCTGTACTTTCCATCAGGCCCAATTCCAAAGCCTTTAGGATCAGCAAACACATTCTCTAATAACTGGCTTCTTGCTGGAAGGGGGCTTTCATCTGCAAATTGAACTGCATCCTCAACCACCTCAACTATCTTATCCTTTATTGCCTTTAGCTCCTGTTCATTGGCTAGTTTATTCTCCAGCAAGTACTTCTTCAAAGCTGCAATGGGATCTCTAGCAGCATAACGAGCCTTCTCATCTGCAATGGTTAAATCAGGGAATTCTTAATCCTTTGTACTTTCCGGAGTTACTAGGATAAGAAACTACATTTGTGTGTTTAAGTAAGGAAAGTACAATGAAGAACCTGATGGGGACATAGATTTCTCTCACCTATGAAGAATCAGCTTTATTGTGGGATATTTGTGGGAAGAGGAACACTAGAGTGTTTAGAGGTTTAAACAGGAACCCGATTAAGGTTTGATTCCTCATGAGTTTTCATGTCTTGCTGGGTGCTTCGGTTTcaaagcctttttttttttgtaattattctctAAGTAATATGTTACTTAGTTGGAAGCCCTTTCTTTAGAAGGGGTGCTTTGGTGGGTGTATGCCCttatattctttctttttttttttctcaataaaagTTAGTTGActccatttaaaaaattaaaaaaaaaaatctaattgaGTCTAAAGATAATTgataaaaaaatgagaaaaaagtTCGAGTTGACTAATGAGTGAATTTCTAGCGGTGCAGCTCATTAACAACCCTGAATGAATTATCCTTAAATGGTTATGATGGAGTACGGATTAAGAGATCAGCTATCATATTCATGAGAAATGAATTAAGGAACTTTGACTAGCCCCGTAATAATAAATGTCAACAAGGCCAAGCAAAAGCATATTTAGAATATGACAGAACCAATTGTAGGTGTGAATTTAAGAGCACTAACCAGGGTCACGGAGTTCATCAGGATCAGCCAGAGAGTGTCCTCTAAACCTATAGGTTTCACATTCCACGAGAGTAGGTCCTTCTCCTCTTCTGGCTCTTCCAATTGCCTCCTTTGCAACCTCTCTCACCTTCAAAACATCCATACCATCAACATGAACACCAGGCATTCCAAACGCAGGACCTTTTTTCCAAATCTCAGGATCTGAAGTAGCCCTCAAATGGGACATTCCAATTGCCCAAAGATTATTCTCCACAACAAATACGATTGGCAATTTCCACAGAGCTGCCATGTTCAAGCACTCGAAGAACTGGCCATTGTTGCAAGTTCCATCCCCGAAAAATGCCAATGTCACATCTTCACAGTCTGTCTCTTTTAAAACTTCTCTCTTGTATTTAGATGTGAATGCAGCACCAGTGGCCACTGGTATGCCTTCTCCAATGAAGGCAAAGCCCCCTATCAGATTATGTTCTTTTGAGAACATATGCATTGAGCCACCTTGGCCACGGCAGCACCCAGTGGTCTTTCCAAAAAGCTCACTCATGACCTGACGAGATGGAACTCCCTTACTGATAGCATGAACGTGATCACGGTAAGTGCTTACTACAGTATCCCTCTGTGTAAGAAGCTTGATGAACCCAGTGGAAACAGCTTCTTGGCCATTGTAAAGGTGAACAAAACCAAACATTTTGCCTCTGTAATACATCTGTGCACACATATCCTCAAATTCTCTGCCTAATATCATGTCCTCATAGAGTACCAAACCCTCTTCTTTTGTAATCAGCTGTGTGGAGACAATAAAAGGAACCAAAAAAAGGGAAGAACTTTTAAACCAAGGTGCTTCATGCAGCAAAGCAATGCACACAAAAGCTTCCAGTAGAGTAAAATCGTTAAAGCAATGGGACAAAAGAACAATATAACCTCCAATTTATAAAGACAATCTCAATCAAACCATCCAaatttccaaaagaaaataacaacACGGAAACCAAAACCAACAGAAGCATAATCGTTAAAGCTAGAAAATTCCATGCGGGTATAGAAAGTGAAATTTCATGCAACATTACCAAATCCCCCCATGATTTACAGGACATTAAAAACCCAAATAACAAATCAATCAATACAACAAATTCAGAatctagaatttttttttttttttaaaaaaagtaccAAATTGGAACTGGGTTTGAGCTTCTTCTCCTTGACAACATCGGAAACGGCAACAGTGGGGGAAGATCGACAACGAGTATTGGATTTAGAG is drawn from Cucumis melo cultivar AY chromosome 11, USDA_Cmelo_AY_1.0, whole genome shotgun sequence and contains these coding sequences:
- the LOC103498836 gene encoding conserved oligomeric Golgi complex subunit 4: MASTPTGSTTAIDDDHHLDHQDSIKFGSTEALEHIRTLTDVGAMTRLLHECIAYQRALDLNLDNLLSQRSDLDKQLVQLQRSAEVIGIVEADADYMLSNVTSTCDLADQVSAKVRDLDLAQSRVNSTLLRIDAIVERGNCIEGVKKALDSEDYESAAKYVQTFLQIDDKYKDSGSDQREQLLESKKLLEGIVRKRLSAAVDQRDHAMILRFIRLYSPLGLEEEGLQVYVGYLKKVIGMRSRLEFENLVELMEQQYQNHNVGSNQNQINFVGGLTNLFKDIVLAIEENDEILRSLCGEDGIVYAICELQEECDSRGSLLLKKYMEDRKLAQLSSEINAQNKNLLAVGGPEGPDPREVELYLEELLMLMQLGEDYTEFMVSKIKGLSSIDPELVPRATKAFRSGSFSKAIQDITGFYVILEGFFMVENVRKAIKIDEPVPDSLTTSMVDDVFYVLQSCLRRAISTSNISSLIAVLSGASSLLSNEYQEALQQKMREPNLGAKLFLGGVGVQKTGTEIATALNNMDVSSEYVLKLKHEIEEQCAEVFPAPAEREKVKSCLSELGDMSNTFKQALNAGLEQLVGTIAPRIRPVLDTVATISYELSEAEYADNEVNDPWVQRLLHAVETNVAWLQPLMTANNYDSFVHLVIDFIVKRLEVIMVQKRFSQLGGLQLDRDARALVSHFSSMTQRTVRDKFARLTQMATILNLEKVSEILDFWGENSGPMTWRLTPAEVRRVLGLRVDFKPEAIAALKL
- the LOC103498837 gene encoding pyruvate dehydrogenase E1 component subunit alpha-3, chloroplastic, whose translation is MSFSSSLKILQPLPLNSTRSNDKPLLFDPFRSTSKFLGSRFRLPSLSKSNTRCRSSPTVAVSDVVKEKKLKPSSNLLITKEEGLVLYEDMILGREFEDMCAQMYYRGKMFGFVHLYNGQEAVSTGFIKLLTQRDTVVSTYRDHVHAISKGVPSRQVMSELFGKTTGCCRGQGGSMHMFSKEHNLIGGFAFIGEGIPVATGAAFTSKYKREVLKETDCEDVTLAFFGDGTCNNGQFFECLNMAALWKLPIVFVVENNLWAIGMSHLRATSDPEIWKKGPAFGMPGVHVDGMDVLKVREVAKEAIGRARRGEGPTLVECETYRFRGHSLADPDELRDPDEKARYAARDPIAALKKYLLENKLANEQELKAIKDKIVEVVEDAVQFADESPLPARSQLLENVFADPKGFGIGPDGKYRCEDPKFTEGTAHV